The Streptococcus pantholopis genome has a segment encoding these proteins:
- a CDS encoding LysR family transcriptional regulator, whose amino-acid sequence MRIQQLHYIIKIVETGSMNEAAKQLFITQPSLSNAVRDLEREMGIEIFIRNPKGITLTKDGVEFLSYARQVVEQTALLEERYKNKETSRELFSVSAQHYAFVVNAFVSLLKGTDMTQYELFLRETRTWEIIDDVKNFRSEIGVLFLNNYNRDVLTKLLDDSHLQYTTLFKTRPHIFVSKTNPLAGREKVTIEDLEDFPYLSYDQGIHNSFYYSEEIMSQIPHSKSIVVSDRATLFNLLIGLDGYTVATGILNSNLNGDNILSIPLDVDDEIEIVYIKHEKANLSKMGEKFIDYLLEEVQFDNVSLEDDERQLK is encoded by the coding sequence ATGCGAATTCAACAGTTACATTATATTATCAAAATCGTAGAAACAGGAAGTATGAATGAGGCTGCCAAACAGCTTTTCATCACCCAACCCAGTCTTTCCAACGCTGTCCGGGACTTGGAACGCGAGATGGGAATTGAGATTTTTATCCGCAATCCTAAAGGGATTACTTTAACCAAAGACGGCGTTGAATTTCTCTCCTATGCCCGTCAAGTCGTCGAACAGACGGCTCTTCTTGAGGAACGTTATAAAAATAAAGAGACATCGCGGGAACTTTTCAGTGTATCGGCACAGCATTATGCCTTTGTGGTAAATGCTTTTGTTTCTTTGCTTAAAGGAACCGATATGACTCAGTACGAACTCTTCCTTCGGGAGACCAGAACCTGGGAAATTATTGATGATGTTAAGAATTTTCGCTCAGAAATCGGCGTCCTCTTTTTGAATAACTATAACCGTGATGTCCTGACAAAATTGCTGGATGACAGTCATTTGCAGTATACTACTCTTTTTAAAACCCGCCCCCATATCTTTGTCAGCAAAACCAATCCGCTGGCCGGCAGAGAAAAAGTAACAATCGAAGATTTGGAAGACTTTCCCTATCTCAGCTACGATCAAGGGATTCATAATTCCTTTTATTATTCCGAAGAAATTATGTCACAAATTCCCCATTCAAAATCTATTGTGGTTAGTGACCGGGCAACCCTTTTTAATCTTCTAATCGGACTTGATGGCTATACTGTTGCTACCGGTATCTTAAACAGTAATTTAAATGGTGATAATATCCTTTCTATTCCTTTGGATGTAGATGATGAAATTGAGATCGTCTATATCAAGCACGAGAAAGCCAACCTATCTAAAATGGGTGAAAAATTTATTGATTATCTTTTAGAAGAAGTTCAGTTTGATAATGTTTCACTGGAAGATGATGAGAGACAGCTTAAGTAA
- the deoD gene encoding purine-nucleoside phosphorylase, which translates to MSIHIGAKSGEIADKILLPGDPLRAKFIAENFLEKAACFNTIRGMLGYTGFYKGQAVSVMGTGMGMPSISIYVNELIRDYGVKKLIRVGTAGSIDPNVHVRELVLAQAAATNSRIISNDWPEYDFPQIADFTLLDKAYHIAENLGLVSHVGTVLSSDVFYSSMPERNIQLGEYGVKAIEMEAAALYYLAARYHVQALAVMTISDSLIHPEEDTTAEERETTFTDMMTVGLETLLADNKG; encoded by the coding sequence ATGTCAATTCATATTGGAGCAAAATCAGGTGAGATTGCAGATAAAATCCTTCTTCCTGGGGATCCATTAAGGGCTAAATTTATTGCCGAAAACTTTTTAGAAAAAGCAGCTTGTTTTAATACTATCCGGGGCATGCTGGGTTATACAGGCTTCTATAAAGGACAGGCTGTCTCTGTAATGGGGACAGGGATGGGGATGCCTTCTATTTCTATTTATGTTAATGAGCTTATCCGCGATTATGGGGTCAAAAAACTTATCCGTGTGGGAACTGCAGGCTCTATCGATCCGAATGTCCATGTACGGGAATTGGTTTTAGCCCAGGCCGCGGCAACTAATTCTCGCATAATAAGCAATGACTGGCCTGAATATGATTTTCCGCAAATTGCTGATTTTACACTCTTGGATAAGGCTTACCATATTGCCGAAAATCTAGGGCTGGTAAGCCATGTGGGGACTGTTTTATCATCAGATGTTTTTTATTCGAGCATGCCTGAGCGCAATATACAGTTAGGTGAATACGGGGTAAAGGCCATTGAGATGGAAGCAGCTGCTCTCTATTATTTAGCGGCTCGTTACCATGTTCAGGCACTGGCAGTTATGACGATATCTGACAGTTTGATTCACCCTGAGGAAGACACAACAGCAGAGGAACGTGAGACAACTTTTACTGACATGATGACAGTAGGCCTGGAAACCTTGCTTGCTGACAATAAAGGCTGA
- a CDS encoding purine-nucleoside phosphorylase, protein MSLLVKIKETQAFLEAKGMLNPEFGLILGSGLGSLAEEIEQKIVLDYSDIPNWGQSTVAGHAGKLVYGNLSGRKVLALQGRFHFYEGNSLEVVTFPVRVMKALGCQGIVVTNAAGGIGYGPGTLMLITDHINMTGNNPLIGANLDSFGPRFPDMSNAYTKTYRQTAQAAAAKLGLNLSEGVYLGVTGPSYETPAEILAFKTLGAGAVGMSTVPEVIVAAHSGLKVLGISAITNFAAGFQSELNHEEVVAVTDQIKHDFKNLIKTILVEL, encoded by the coding sequence ATGTCATTATTGGTAAAGATTAAAGAAACTCAAGCTTTTCTTGAAGCCAAAGGGATGCTCAATCCTGAGTTTGGATTGATTCTGGGGTCTGGCTTGGGAAGTTTAGCAGAAGAAATAGAGCAGAAGATTGTACTGGATTATTCTGATATTCCTAATTGGGGACAGTCTACTGTAGCTGGGCACGCTGGGAAGTTGGTTTATGGCAATCTGTCTGGCCGCAAGGTTTTAGCTCTTCAGGGACGTTTTCATTTTTATGAAGGCAACAGTTTAGAAGTCGTAACTTTTCCGGTTCGGGTGATGAAAGCTCTCGGCTGTCAAGGTATTGTAGTGACTAATGCAGCAGGGGGGATTGGCTATGGCCCGGGAACTCTGATGCTGATTACCGATCACATTAATATGACTGGGAATAATCCACTGATTGGTGCTAATCTTGATTCGTTTGGTCCGCGTTTTCCGGACATGTCTAATGCCTATACCAAGACATACCGCCAGACAGCTCAGGCTGCAGCCGCAAAACTGGGTCTTAATTTGTCTGAAGGGGTTTATCTTGGTGTTACCGGCCCTTCTTATGAAACTCCGGCTGAAATTTTGGCTTTTAAAACATTAGGTGCTGGGGCAGTTGGTATGTCCACTGTACCGGAAGTGATTGTAGCCGCCCATTCTGGTCTGAAAGTGTTAGGAATTTCAGCTATCACTAACTTTGCGGCCGGCTTTCAGTCTGAGCTTAATCATGAAGAAGTGGTTGCAGTGACTGATCAGATTAAACACGATTTTAAAAACTTGATTAAAACAATCTTGGTAGAATTATAA
- a CDS encoding phosphopentomutase — protein sequence MSKFKRIHLIVLDSVGIGAAPDSGNFFNAGTPDSQSDTLGHISENAGLEVPHMAKLGLGLIPRASHLKTVPAEKEPSGYVGKLEEVSLGKDTMTGHWEIMGLNITEPFDTFWDGFPEEILTKIEAFSGRKVIREANKPYSGTQVIADFGERQLKTGELIIYTSADPVLQIAAHEDLIPLEELYKICEYARSITLTRPALLGRIIARPYIGEPGYFTRTANRRDYAVSPFAPTVLNHLADAGIATYGVGKINDIFNGSGIVYDMGHNKSNSHGIDTLLKTMDLPEFQQGFSFTNLVDFDAVYGHRRDPEGYRDCLQEFDQRLPEIMAQMKEEDLLLITADHGNDPTYAGTDHTREYVPLLAYSPSLTGSGVLPIGHFADISATIADNFSVEKAMIGESFLKNLI from the coding sequence ATGTCAAAATTTAAGCGTATTCATCTTATTGTTTTGGATTCTGTTGGGATAGGTGCAGCTCCGGACTCAGGCAATTTTTTTAATGCAGGGACACCGGACAGCCAGTCAGATACATTGGGCCATATTTCTGAAAATGCAGGGCTTGAGGTTCCGCACATGGCTAAGCTTGGCTTGGGCCTTATTCCGCGTGCTTCGCATTTAAAGACAGTCCCGGCTGAGAAGGAGCCATCCGGCTATGTCGGCAAGCTGGAAGAAGTATCATTGGGAAAGGATACAATGACAGGCCATTGGGAAATTATGGGACTCAATATTACTGAACCGTTCGATACGTTTTGGGATGGATTCCCAGAAGAGATTTTGACTAAGATTGAAGCTTTTTCTGGGCGAAAAGTTATCCGTGAGGCTAATAAACCTTATTCTGGAACACAAGTTATTGCTGATTTTGGCGAGCGGCAGTTAAAAACCGGTGAACTTATAATTTATACATCGGCAGACCCTGTTCTGCAAATTGCGGCTCATGAAGACCTTATCCCTCTGGAAGAGCTCTATAAGATTTGTGAGTATGCACGGTCTATTACGCTTACCCGCCCTGCTCTTCTGGGAAGGATTATTGCACGTCCATATATTGGAGAACCAGGCTATTTTACCCGTACTGCTAATCGCCGTGATTATGCTGTCTCACCTTTTGCACCTACGGTTCTTAACCACTTGGCTGATGCTGGTATAGCGACTTACGGTGTGGGTAAGATCAATGATATTTTTAACGGCTCAGGCATTGTTTATGACATGGGACATAATAAATCAAACAGTCATGGGATTGATACGCTGCTGAAGACCATGGACCTACCCGAGTTCCAACAAGGTTTTTCGTTTACAAATTTGGTGGATTTTGATGCGGTTTATGGGCACCGACGTGATCCAGAAGGCTATCGCGACTGTTTGCAAGAATTTGACCAGCGTCTTCCTGAAATCATGGCTCAAATGAAAGAGGAGGATTTGCTCCTTATTACGGCTGATCACGGTAATGATCCAACATATGCCGGCACAGATCATACACGTGAATACGTTCCGCTATTAGCCTACAGTCCTTCTTTAACAGGAAGCGGAGTGCTTCCGATTGGGCATTTTGCAGATATTTCAGCGACAATTGCTGATAATTTTAGCGTTGAGAAGGCGATGATTGGGGAGTCGTTTTTGAAAAACTTAATCTAG
- the rpiA gene encoding ribose-5-phosphate isomerase RpiA: MEELKKQAGIAAAQYVSDGMIIGLGTGSTARHFVDEVGRRVQEDGLQITGVTTSSQTTAQAESLGIPLQDINAVRAIDLTVDGADEVDPDFNGIKGGGGALLMEKIVATLTKRYIWVVDETKLVTKLGSFKLPIEVVQYGAECLFRHFQDQGYQPAFREYKGERFVTDMQNYIIDLDLKRIENPQALADSLDHTVGVVEHGLFNGMVDQVIVAGKDGIKHLNTPKK, translated from the coding sequence ATGGAGGAACTTAAGAAACAAGCAGGCATTGCTGCTGCTCAATATGTTTCGGATGGGATGATTATTGGTCTTGGTACTGGCTCAACAGCCCGTCATTTTGTCGATGAAGTCGGTCGGCGTGTACAGGAAGATGGTCTTCAAATTACTGGTGTGACGACATCCAGTCAGACGACAGCCCAGGCTGAGAGCTTAGGGATTCCCTTACAGGATATCAATGCTGTAAGGGCGATTGATTTGACTGTTGACGGAGCAGACGAGGTCGATCCTGATTTCAATGGCATTAAAGGCGGAGGCGGTGCCTTACTTATGGAAAAAATCGTTGCTACACTCACAAAAAGATATATTTGGGTAGTGGACGAGACAAAGCTTGTTACAAAGCTCGGTTCCTTTAAATTACCGATTGAAGTTGTTCAGTATGGTGCTGAGTGTCTTTTTCGACATTTTCAGGATCAAGGTTACCAACCTGCCTTTCGAGAGTATAAGGGCGAGCGTTTTGTCACAGATATGCAAAATTATATTATCGATCTCGATTTAAAAAGGATCGAAAATCCTCAGGCTTTGGCTGACAGTCTTGATCACACAGTCGGTGTTGTCGAACACGGACTGTTTAATGGTATGGTTGATCAAGTCATTGTTGCCGGTAAAGATGGGATTAAGCATTTAAATACTCCTAAAAAATAA
- the mnmE gene encoding tRNA uridine-5-carboxymethylaminomethyl(34) synthesis GTPase MnmE has protein sequence MTITNDFDTIAAIATPLGEGAISIVRLSGSEALPVARKIFKGKDLAASPSHTIHYGHIVDPQNGAILDEVMVTVMLAPKTFTREDVIEINTHGGIAVTNEILQLILRQGARLAEPGEFTKRAFLNGRVDLAQAEAVMDLIRAKTDKAMHVAVKQLDGSLSQLINDTRQEILNTLAQVEVNIDYPEYDDVEEVTTTLIREKTQEFQHLLENLLRTARQGKILREGLATVIIGRPNVGKSSLLNQLLREDKAIVTDIAGTTRDVIEEYVNIKGVPLKLIDTAGIRETDDLVEKIGVERSKKALKEADLVLLVLNASAKLTDQDRMLLDLSRDSKRIVLLNKTDLPQTIEIEELPADYLPISVLKNQNTEQIEEQISQLFFDKAGIAEQDATYLSNTRHIALIEKALESLQAVNEGLEMEMPVDLLQVDLTRTWEILGEITGDAAPDELITQLFSQFCLGK, from the coding sequence ATGACTATCACTAATGATTTTGATACAATTGCTGCAATTGCAACTCCTCTAGGGGAGGGAGCTATCTCTATCGTAAGACTTTCTGGCAGTGAAGCACTGCCTGTTGCCAGAAAGATATTTAAAGGAAAAGATTTAGCTGCCAGTCCTTCTCACACCATCCATTACGGCCATATCGTTGATCCGCAGAATGGTGCTATATTAGATGAGGTTATGGTCACTGTTATGCTGGCGCCAAAGACTTTTACACGTGAAGACGTTATTGAGATCAATACGCATGGCGGTATCGCAGTTACTAATGAAATTTTACAGCTTATTTTGAGGCAAGGCGCTCGACTGGCTGAGCCGGGCGAGTTTACAAAACGCGCTTTTCTGAATGGCCGTGTTGATTTAGCTCAGGCAGAGGCTGTGATGGATTTGATCCGCGCTAAGACAGATAAAGCTATGCATGTAGCAGTAAAACAGCTCGATGGCTCCTTATCCCAGCTTATCAATGACACCCGTCAGGAAATTTTGAATACATTGGCTCAGGTTGAAGTTAATATTGATTATCCAGAATACGATGATGTTGAAGAAGTCACAACTACCTTGATTCGAGAAAAAACACAAGAATTTCAGCATCTTTTGGAAAATCTGCTGCGGACAGCCCGTCAAGGGAAAATTTTGCGGGAAGGTCTAGCAACGGTCATTATTGGGCGTCCTAATGTTGGCAAATCCAGTCTCTTAAATCAGCTTTTGCGGGAAGATAAGGCTATTGTAACAGATATTGCTGGAACAACCCGCGATGTCATTGAAGAGTATGTCAATATCAAAGGTGTTCCGCTTAAACTGATTGATACTGCAGGTATTCGGGAAACCGATGACTTGGTCGAAAAAATCGGCGTTGAACGTTCGAAGAAAGCTTTGAAAGAAGCTGATTTGGTCCTTCTTGTTCTTAATGCATCGGCAAAACTGACCGACCAGGATCGTATGCTGCTGGATTTGAGCCGGGACAGCAAGCGGATTGTTCTGCTCAATAAAACTGACCTCCCTCAGACTATTGAAATAGAGGAACTGCCGGCTGATTACCTGCCTATTTCGGTCCTGAAAAACCAAAATACAGAGCAAATTGAAGAGCAAATCAGTCAGCTCTTCTTCGATAAAGCTGGAATTGCCGAACAAGATGCCACTTACCTCTCCAATACTCGCCACATTGCCTTAATTGAAAAAGCACTGGAAAGCCTACAAGCTGTCAATGAGGGATTAGAGATGGAAATGCCGGTTGATTTGCTGCAGGTGGATCTGACACGGACCTGGGAAATTTTAGGTGAGATTACAGGAGATGCAGCTCCTGATGAGCTTATCACGCAGCTTTTCAGCCAATTCTGTTTAGGCAAATAA
- a CDS encoding VWA domain-containing protein, with the protein MKKVLDKQNRFAFRKLKIGLVSVAVAFVFGAAGQVAAEETAVSETAPSVVSETNTGAVEAAAAEIAEKAAVPVVAEENAAAGDVIDVSVTESGVTASEEGNVSKAENTITVRTTSIADPAETPADPNPSVTVTESTSGSEDDNYSYTIYERVTKTSTEEFIQEADQIRQTETTNADIVFVIDHSISMDVYINQVKTNIRNFVNGLQDRNISVRLGLVDYEDHRDTNYAGFTGSYFTNDVAQFIAALDAITTAGSFEEATVPLTYIATPGNYDWSVDPNARRFAILITDEDIDYLNDSPSLESTIQALNAANISTTVIASNYNQDVYMPLVNATGGIFIDISSDFSTALSDDISTWVVEASKGRLLKVVTDQYDFYVEIVAIPKDSGAATATNIDPSKAALTVKAESNSFVPVHYQTEAFAQQEAALPQTGEKNQAYLVGFGTAAVSLALGMALKSKRNRVGKSKND; encoded by the coding sequence ATGAAAAAAGTTTTGGATAAACAAAATCGTTTTGCTTTTAGAAAGCTGAAAATTGGCTTGGTTTCAGTTGCGGTTGCTTTTGTTTTTGGAGCAGCGGGGCAGGTTGCTGCAGAGGAAACAGCGGTTTCTGAAACGGCTCCATCTGTAGTTTCAGAAACTAATACCGGAGCTGTTGAAGCTGCAGCAGCAGAAATTGCTGAAAAAGCAGCAGTCCCTGTTGTGGCAGAAGAAAACGCTGCTGCTGGAGATGTTATTGATGTTTCTGTCACAGAGAGCGGTGTGACTGCCAGTGAAGAAGGTAATGTCAGTAAAGCTGAAAACACGATTACTGTTCGTACAACCAGCATTGCTGACCCTGCCGAAACGCCTGCAGACCCTAATCCAAGTGTGACGGTAACGGAGTCAACTTCGGGCAGTGAAGATGACAATTACAGCTATACCATATATGAACGAGTAACTAAGACAAGCACAGAAGAGTTTATTCAAGAGGCTGATCAAATCAGACAGACTGAAACAACCAATGCTGATATTGTTTTTGTCATCGACCATTCTATCTCTATGGACGTTTACATCAATCAGGTCAAGACAAATATCCGGAATTTTGTAAACGGTTTGCAGGATAGAAATATTTCTGTCAGATTAGGCTTAGTTGATTATGAGGACCATAGAGATACCAACTATGCTGGATTCACTGGTTCATATTTCACAAATGATGTTGCACAGTTTATTGCTGCTTTAGATGCAATTACAACTGCTGGCAGTTTTGAGGAAGCGACTGTTCCTCTAACTTATATTGCAACACCGGGAAATTATGACTGGTCTGTGGATCCTAATGCCAGACGTTTTGCTATATTGATTACTGATGAAGATATCGATTATTTGAACGATTCACCGAGTCTGGAATCGACAATCCAAGCTTTAAATGCCGCTAATATCAGCACTACAGTTATTGCCAGTAATTATAATCAAGATGTTTATATGCCATTAGTTAATGCTACTGGGGGTATCTTTATTGATATATCTTCTGACTTTAGTACGGCTCTGTCAGATGATATTTCTACTTGGGTTGTTGAAGCAAGTAAAGGTCGTCTGTTGAAAGTGGTTACAGATCAGTATGACTTTTATGTTGAAATCGTCGCTATTCCAAAAGATAGCGGAGCTGCAACAGCTACAAACATAGATCCTTCAAAAGCTGCTTTGACTGTCAAGGCGGAAAGTAATAGTTTTGTTCCCGTACATTACCAGACAGAAGCCTTTGCTCAGCAGGAGGCAGCTCTGCCTCAAACAGGAGAAAAGAATCAGGCTTATTTGGTTGGTTTTGGCACTGCAGCTGTCAGCCTTGCTCTAGGCATGGCCTTAAAATCTAAAAGAAACCGTGTCGGAAAATCTAAAAATGATTAA
- the pepV gene encoding dipeptidase PepV, which produces MAVDFQAEIAKRRDDMLADLFSLLRINSERDDSLADAQHPFGPGPVRALETFLAMAERDGYTSRNIDNYAGHFEYGQGEEVLGIFAHLDVVPAGSGWETDPYEPVIKDGKLYARGASDDKGPTVACYYALKVIKELGLPVSKKVRFIVGTDEESGWADMDYYFKHSGVKKPDFGFSPDAEFPIINGEKGNITQYLHFSGSNGSDFVLHSFEGGLRENMVPESARAVFSSESLSFTEIQSELQQFAAENNLQTDLSQDGDQITVTLIGKSAHGMSPQAGVNGATYLACFLSRYSFGGAAGDFLKIAGQVLHLDYYGEKIGLAYEDSKMGALTMNPGVFRFAETADDNMIALNFRFPQGVSSEGIYQQLTKLDGPNAVTVSEHLHEPHYLPPSDPLVETLLRVYEKQTGLKGHEQIIGGGTFGRLLECGVAYGAMFPDYENTMHQANEFADVDDLYRAAAIYAEAIYELIK; this is translated from the coding sequence ATGGCAGTTGATTTTCAGGCGGAAATAGCAAAGCGGCGCGATGATATGCTGGCAGACTTATTTAGCTTGCTGCGGATTAATTCCGAACGTGATGACAGTTTGGCTGATGCGCAGCATCCATTTGGTCCCGGGCCTGTTCGGGCTTTGGAGACTTTCTTGGCTATGGCGGAGCGCGATGGCTATACAAGTCGCAACATTGATAACTATGCCGGTCATTTCGAGTACGGTCAGGGTGAAGAAGTCTTAGGAATTTTTGCCCATTTAGATGTTGTTCCTGCTGGCAGCGGCTGGGAAACGGATCCATATGAACCGGTAATCAAAGACGGCAAACTTTACGCTCGCGGCGCTTCTGATGATAAAGGGCCGACTGTGGCTTGTTATTATGCATTAAAAGTAATTAAAGAATTAGGGCTGCCGGTTTCGAAAAAAGTCCGTTTTATTGTAGGGACAGACGAGGAATCCGGCTGGGCCGATATGGATTATTATTTTAAACACAGCGGTGTGAAAAAGCCGGACTTTGGTTTTTCACCAGATGCAGAGTTTCCAATTATCAATGGTGAAAAAGGCAATATCACACAGTATCTGCATTTTTCCGGCAGTAACGGCAGTGATTTTGTTCTGCACTCTTTTGAGGGAGGGCTGCGGGAAAATATGGTTCCTGAGTCGGCCCGAGCTGTTTTTTCTTCAGAAAGTCTTAGTTTTACCGAGATTCAGTCCGAACTACAGCAATTTGCTGCCGAAAATAATCTGCAGACAGACCTTAGTCAAGATGGTGATCAGATTACGGTAACTCTAATTGGAAAATCTGCACACGGAATGTCTCCGCAGGCCGGGGTTAACGGAGCGACTTATCTGGCTTGTTTTCTATCACGTTATTCCTTTGGCGGAGCGGCTGGTGATTTTCTAAAAATAGCCGGTCAGGTTTTGCATTTAGATTATTATGGTGAAAAGATTGGTCTTGCTTATGAAGATAGCAAAATGGGAGCCTTGACCATGAATCCCGGAGTTTTTCGCTTTGCTGAAACAGCTGATGACAATATGATTGCTCTTAATTTCCGTTTTCCGCAGGGGGTCAGTTCAGAAGGTATTTATCAGCAGCTGACTAAGCTAGATGGTCCGAATGCTGTGACAGTCAGTGAACATCTGCATGAACCTCACTACCTGCCGCCTTCAGATCCCTTAGTAGAGACGCTGCTTAGGGTTTATGAAAAACAGACCGGTCTCAAGGGACATGAGCAGATTATCGGTGGCGGAACTTTCGGACGTCTCTTGGAGTGCGGCGTAGCTTATGGTGCTATGTTTCCTGATTATGAGAATACCATGCATCAGGCCAATGAATTTGCTGATGTAGATGATCTGTACAGAGCGGCAGCTATTTATGCTGAAGCCATTTATGAATTGATAAAATAA
- a CDS encoding nitroreductase family protein: MKFLELNKKRHAIKTFNDKELNIKDVRTAIEIAALAPSAHNIQPWKFVLVQEKKEKLAEKLPALNKKQVEEAQCVIALFTDTDLQQRARKIARIGSKNLSDDMISYYMESLPARYAQFDQATKGEFLAVNAGIVAMNLVLALTDQGIASNIILGFDKKEVQAVLEIDQRFRPELLITAGYSDFKPEPSYRLPVDEIIEKR; this comes from the coding sequence ATGAAATTTTTAGAATTGAACAAGAAACGTCATGCTATTAAAACCTTTAATGACAAGGAACTCAATATCAAAGACGTGCGGACAGCCATCGAAATTGCTGCCTTAGCACCCAGTGCCCATAACATTCAGCCTTGGAAGTTTGTTTTGGTACAGGAGAAAAAAGAGAAGCTGGCTGAAAAGCTGCCTGCTCTGAATAAAAAACAAGTAGAAGAGGCCCAGTGTGTTATTGCTCTTTTCACAGATACCGATTTGCAGCAACGAGCCCGCAAAATTGCCCGGATCGGCAGTAAGAACTTATCTGATGATATGATCAGCTATTATATGGAATCTCTGCCTGCCCGTTATGCTCAGTTTGACCAAGCAACTAAGGGAGAGTTTTTGGCAGTCAATGCCGGTATTGTGGCTATGAATTTGGTGCTGGCGCTCACTGATCAGGGCATTGCATCAAACATTATTCTTGGTTTTGATAAAAAAGAGGTTCAGGCTGTTTTGGAAATTGATCAGCGCTTTCGCCCTGAACTTTTGATTACAGCCGGTTACAGTGACTTTAAGCCGGAGCCCAGCTATCGCTTGCCGGTTGATGAAATCATTGAAAAACGTTAG